In Campylobacter sp. VBCF_01 NA2, one DNA window encodes the following:
- the aroQ gene encoding type II 3-dehydroquinate dehydratase, giving the protein MKIMVIQGPNINLLGLREPGIYGRMKMEDIHRQMQVVAEQSGVEIEFFQSNFEGELVDKIQECYGTCDGIIINPAAYTHSSIAMRDALMAVALPTIEVHISNINRREEFREKSMIAPVTAGQIIGFGPVGYHLAMIGMLQIFEQIKAAKEAKKEA; this is encoded by the coding sequence ATGAAAATTATGGTAATCCAAGGACCAAATATCAACCTTCTAGGACTACGCGAGCCAGGGATTTACGGCCGTATGAAAATGGAAGATATCCACAGACAAATGCAAGTCGTAGCAGAGCAAAGTGGCGTAGAAATCGAGTTTTTCCAAAGTAATTTCGAGGGCGAGCTAGTCGATAAAATCCAAGAGTGCTATGGCACATGCGATGGAATCATCATCAACCCAGCCGCTTACACTCACTCATCAATCGCTATGAGAGACGCGCTTATGGCTGTGGCGTTGCCTACGATCGAGGTGCATATCTCAAACATCAACCGTAGAGAGGAATTCCGCGAAAAATCAATGATAGCTCCTGTTACAGCTGGTCAAATCATCGGCTTTGGCCCTGTGGGATATCATTTGGCGATGATTGGTATGCTTCAAATTTTCGAGCAAATCAAGGCTGCAAAAGAGGCGAAAAAAGAGGCGTAA
- the mqnF gene encoding aminofutalosine deaminase family hydrolase: MKILKAKWILTCDEKFKIHRDKAVVFDEKIEEILKPNEAREKYPEAEFIDCGSDIAMPAFINTHTHLEFSANRTHLIYGDFVKWVASIVNAREELSKQALETIIEKEILTMMKSGVATIGEISSFGTEAQICAKSPARFVFFNEILGADKNTIDANIDKFSERFTRSAELVSDLFIPAVSVHAPYSTHPEITKFATDFARDNELLMSSHFMESNHERDWLKHGKGAFKEWLGAFLPNPKPFYSPKSYIEYFKGVRTLFTHCVFADLKLFDKKLHSITHCAVSNRLLGRDRLKLTSVIKNGYLFSIGTDGLSSNISLNFLDELRANLFVHDGLELSKLARELLLGATNRAAKSLDLNLGELSSGKIADIAVFEGFECDESQLALQLILQSKNAKSLYIKGKKCNF; the protein is encoded by the coding sequence ATGAAAATTTTAAAGGCGAAGTGGATTTTAACCTGCGATGAAAAATTTAAAATTCACCGCGACAAAGCCGTAGTTTTTGACGAAAAAATAGAAGAAATTTTAAAACCAAATGAAGCTAGGGAAAAATACCCCGAGGCTGAATTTATCGATTGCGGAAGCGATATCGCTATGCCAGCGTTTATCAACACACACACGCATTTAGAATTTAGCGCGAACCGCACGCACCTAATCTACGGCGATTTCGTAAAATGGGTCGCCTCTATCGTAAATGCCAGAGAAGAGCTCTCCAAACAAGCCTTAGAAACGATAATCGAAAAAGAAATTTTAACTATGATGAAATCAGGCGTGGCTACAATCGGCGAAATTTCTAGCTTTGGCACAGAGGCTCAAATTTGCGCCAAATCGCCTGCGCGCTTCGTGTTTTTCAACGAAATTTTAGGCGCAGATAAAAACACAATCGACGCAAATATAGATAAATTTAGCGAGCGCTTCACAAGGTCTGCTGAGCTTGTAAGCGATCTGTTTATCCCGGCAGTTTCGGTGCATGCGCCATACTCCACGCACCCAGAAATCACGAAATTTGCCACTGATTTTGCCCGCGATAACGAACTTTTGATGAGTTCGCATTTCATGGAGAGCAACCATGAGCGCGACTGGCTCAAACACGGCAAAGGCGCGTTTAAAGAGTGGCTTGGGGCGTTTTTGCCAAACCCAAAACCATTTTATTCGCCAAAAAGCTATATCGAGTATTTCAAGGGCGTGCGCACGCTCTTTACGCACTGCGTCTTTGCAGATCTCAAACTTTTTGATAAAAAACTCCACTCTATCACGCACTGCGCGGTCTCAAACCGCCTTTTAGGCAGAGATAGATTAAAGCTAACTAGCGTTATCAAAAACGGCTATTTATTTTCTATCGGCACAGACGGGCTAAGCTCGAATATCAGCCTAAATTTCCTCGACGAGCTTAGGGCAAATCTCTTTGTGCATGACGGATTGGAGCTTAGCAAGCTTGCGCGCGAACTTTTGCTAGGTGCGACAAACCGCGCGGCAAAATCGCTGGATTTGAATTTAGGCGAGCTAAGTAGTGGCAAAATCGCAGATATCGCCGTATTTGAGGGATTTGAATGCGATGAGAGCCAGCTAGCGTTACAGCTGATTTTACAAAGCAAAAACGCAAAATCACTATATATCAAAGGCAAAAAATGCAATTTCTAA